In one Electrophorus electricus isolate fEleEle1 chromosome 21, fEleEle1.pri, whole genome shotgun sequence genomic region, the following are encoded:
- the ccdc130 gene encoding coiled-coil domain-containing protein 130 homolog: MGERKGVNKYYPPDFDPAKHGSINGYWNTHPLRERARKLSQGILIIRFEMPYNIWCDGCKNHIGMGVRYNAEKKKVGNYYTTPIYRFRMKCHLCVNYIEMQTDPATCDYVIVSGATRKEERWDMAENEQILTTERSEKEKLETDAMYKLDHGGKDKEKLRAAIPSLSELQEHQSGWKDDFQLNSALRRKFREEKKVISEEEEKDDAVRKRMGLSIPLLPEKEEDKKLASLLTFQSPDSYDDRQQTKRQQISSRSWFGTSSSPSGGAMGSLLQRLGQRGRDVAAAKALSSTPSCSLSLVRRKSEGGSSAPNTPSSTPPTTATSPRSRPRSLSSPDRADSETTCIQSTDLHADTPVARPSVERLHMHAQGSTSDTHTPNADGRGTEDTFVALREVVGDSSGRSLVADYSDSDSDPGQ, encoded by the exons ATG ggggagagaaaaggagtcAACAAGTATTACCCTCCAGATTTTGACCCCGCTAAA CATGGCTCTATCAACGGTTACTGGAACACTCATCCGCTGCGGGAGAGAGCCAGGAAACTCTCGCAGGGCATCCTTATCATTag GTTTGAGATGCCCTATAATATCTGGTGTGATGGCTGTAAGAATCACATTGGCATGG GGGTTCGATATAATgcagaaaagaagaaagtgGGGAATTATTACACTACACCAATATACAG GTTTAGAATGAAGTGCCACCTGTGTGTGAACTACATAGAGATGCAGACCGACCCGGCCACCTGTGATTACGTCATCGTGAGCGGAGCCACACGGAAAGAGGAGAGATGGGATATGGCTGAAAATGAACAGATTCTCACCACTG AGCGCAGTGAGAAGGAGAAGCTTGAAACGGATGCGATGTATAAGCTGGATCATGGtggaaaagacaaagagaagctACGTGCAGCTATTCCCTCACTTTCTGAGCTGCAGGAGCACCAGTCTGGATGGAAGGATGATTTTCAGCTCAACAGTGCCCTACGTAGGAAGTTTAGG gaggagaagaaagtgatatctgaggaggaggagaaagacgATGCTGTGCGTAAGAGGATGGGTCTGTCTATCCCTCTTTTACCGGAGAAGGAGGAGGACAAGAAGCTTGCCTCTCTGCTTACCTTCCAGAGCCCTGACT CATATGATGACAGGCAGCAGACGAAGAGGCAACAGATCTCATCGCGCTCCTGGTTCGGCACCTCCTCCAGTCCGTCAGGGGGCGCCATGGGGAGCCTACTGCAGCGACTTGGTCAGCGGGGAAGAGACGTTGCTGCAGCAAAGGCACTCAGTTCTACCCCGTCCTGTTCACTTAGCCTAGTGCGCAGGAAGTCGGAGGGGGGTAGCTCGGCACCCAACACCCCCAGCTCAACCCCGCCCACTACCGCCACCTCCCCCAGATCACGCCCCCGCTCCCTTTCGAGCCCGGACAGAGCAGACTCGGAGACCACGTGCATACAAAGCACTGACCTACACGCAGACACTCCCGTGGCACGGCCCTCTGTGGAGAgactgcacatgcatgcacaaggAAGCacgtcagacacacacacacctaacgcAGACGGGAGAGGGACAGAAGACACCTTCGTGGCCCTGCGTGAGGTTGTAGGGGACAGCAGTGGGAGGTCTCTAGTAGCAGACTACAGCGATTCAGACTCGGACCCAGGACAGTGA